The DNA sequence CACAACCCTATTCCCTAGCGCGAAGCGCTATAAACTTAAAGCTCATCCCGTCAAAATTGTCAAAGTGGAGTATTTAGGCGAGCAAATGACCTATGATTTAGAAGTCGCGGGAAACTGGCATAACTTTGTGGCTAATGGTCTCGTGGTTCATAACTCTAACCGCTATACCGGTGCGAGAATTATACAAGCGGCTGAAGGTTTAAGACCGATTGAAGAGGTGTTTTACCTGCGGCCGGTGGGGGAATATAGCAATCGTCAAGGTAAGCATTATACTTATACCGAAGAACAGCGACAATCGGATTTAGAGTGGTGTTTGCAAGCGGCAAAACGATATCAGCAGATGGTGGAGAGCGGCATATCGGAAGAACACGCACGGGGGATTATTCCGTTTGATGTGCGTCAGCATTTTGTAGTTTCTTTGAATGGGCGATCGCTGATGCATTTGTTAGACTTAAGATATAAGCTAGATGCTCAACTCGAATGCCAAAAACTCTGCGAACATATTTTTCCCCATTTCCAAAGTTGGATGCCTGAAATTGCTGAATGGTATGAGAAAAATCGGTTGAAAAAGGCGAAATTATCCCCCTGATGAGAATCTGATACTCCAGAGAGCAATTAAGCCAAATCCGGATAAAATGACTCCAGAAATACGGTTAATCCAGCGCAAGCGATGAGGGGTAATTTTATTGTTCATGAAGCCAATGCCGGTAACGAGGACGAACCACCATAGGGCTGACCCAGAAAATACACTTAGGACGAGGATAAGAGCTAACCCATAGTGTCCGTTAGTATTTCCAGCTCCGAATCCGGCAAAGATAGCAGCAAAGGAGAGAATAGTTAAGGGATTGGTTAAGGTTAGAAAGAGGGTGGAAATATAGGCCCGCCATAGGTTTTTGCCGTCAATTTTAGCTTCTTCTTTACTGGGAGATGAGCGAAAGGTTTGGATGCCTAAATAACAGAGAAAAAATCCACCAATGAGGCGTAATGTGATTTGATGTTCGATGAAAAGATTGGAGATGAAAGTTAATCCAAATCCGGCAATACAGCCGTAGAAACCATCGGCAGTGGCTGCGCCTAAACCGGAGACTAATCCGGCGATTCTGCCTTGGCTTAAGGTGCGACGGATGCATAAAATGCCAATGGGGCCAACGGGTGCGGCTATGGATAAACCGATGATTAATCCTTTGAGAATGACTGAAAGTTCCATGGGGAATTATAGTGCTAGGAAATAGGGAATGGGGAATAGGGAATGGGTTTCTCCTACTCTGTTTTAGAATAGCTAAGTATAAAGCATAATTGAATAGGAATTTGAAGGAAAATGAAGAAATTTTTGGAGAATTATGAGGTAAAATAGACTAATGACTTTTGATTCTGAAAAGCTGCTCGATCGAACAGGATGGCGGATTCTGGAGATCTTGCAAGAGGAGGCAAGAATATCATTGGCGGAGCTAGGGAGAAAGGTGGGGTTGTCTGCTCCAGCGATCGCCGAACGGGTAAAACGAATGGAAGAAGCGGGTATCATTACGGGATATCAAGCCCAGGTCAACCCGGAAAAAGTGGGCTATGCTATTGCTGCTATTATTGCCCTCACCACGACTCCTCAGAAGTATCCGCAGATCTTAACCTTGATTGAAACGTTGCCAGAAGTGCGATCGTGTCACCATGTCACGGGTAACTTCTCTTTCTTTATGGAAGT is a window from the Roseofilum reptotaenium CS-1145 genome containing:
- a CDS encoding LysE family translocator; this encodes MELSVILKGLIIGLSIAAPVGPIGILCIRRTLSQGRIAGLVSGLGAATADGFYGCIAGFGLTFISNLFIEHQITLRLIGGFFLCYLGIQTFRSSPSKEEAKIDGKNLWRAYISTLFLTLTNPLTILSFAAIFAGFGAGNTNGHYGLALILVLSVFSGSALWWFVLVTGIGFMNNKITPHRLRWINRISGVILSGFGLIALWSIRFSSGG
- a CDS encoding Lrp/AsnC family transcriptional regulator — translated: MTFDSEKLLDRTGWRILEILQEEARISLAELGRKVGLSAPAIAERVKRMEEAGIITGYQAQVNPEKVGYAIAAIIALTTTPQKYPQILTLIETLPEVRSCHHVTGNFSFFMEVTVSSMGHLEEIINQLSEFGQTSTSIILSSPLPRRGIMDRH